The following are encoded together in the Ictalurus punctatus breed USDA103 chromosome 1, Coco_2.0, whole genome shotgun sequence genome:
- the LOC108265785 gene encoding caspase-1-A-like, giving the protein MAQELLKARLGLIQGVSEGLLKDLTDCLRATNPPVLNEREVNKILQTHAVTQDRTGKLVDMVRNKGDQASFIMISILEQRDNLLARDLGLLTDCIEEARMKRLDRSSNP; this is encoded by the exons ATGGCAC AAGAGTTGTTGAAAGCCCGGCTTGGCCTCATCCAGGGAGTATCTGAGGGTCTCCTGAAGGATCTTACTGATTGTCTCAGGGCTACAAACCCTCCAGTTCTTAATGAAAGGGAAGTAAATAAGATTCTTCAGACTCACGCAGTGACGCAGGACAGAACTGGAAAACTTGTGGATATGGTGCGGAATAAAGGGGATCAGGCCAGTTTCATAATGATATCTATTCTGGAACAAAGGGACAATCTGCTCGCCAGAGACCTGGGGCTTCTCACAGACTGCATTGAAGAAGCCAGAATGAAGC GTTTGGATCGCAGCAGTAATCCTTAA